One genomic window of Glycine max cultivar Williams 82 chromosome 16, Glycine_max_v4.0, whole genome shotgun sequence includes the following:
- the LOC100797709 gene encoding serine/arginine-rich splicing factor RS31 isoform X2 has product MNFGFKPLIAIMILFLIQRLYSFMCISPHLYSGFAFVYYEDERDAEEAIRALDNVPFGHEKRRLSVEWARGERGRHRDGSKANQKPTKTLFVINFDPIRTRVRDIEKHFEPYGNVLHVRIRRNFAFVQFETQEDATKAIECTNMSKILDRVVSVEYALRDDGERGDNYDSPRRGGYERSPSPYHRRPSPDYGRPRSPVYDRYNGGGPDRRRSPDYGRHRSPDYGRRRSPDYGRRKSPDYGKPRSPEYGRYRSRSPVRRSRT; this is encoded by the exons ATGAATTTTGGATTTAAACCTTTAATTGcaatcatgattttgttccTCATTCAACGCCTCTACAGCTTCATGTGCATCAGCCCTCACTTATATTCAG GTTTTGCTTTTGTCTATTATGAGGATGAGCGTGATGCAGAAGAAGCAATTCGTGCACTTGACAATGTTCCATTTGGTCATGAAAAGCGAAGGCTGTCAGTGGAGTGGGCTAGG GGTGAACGTGGACGTCATCGTGATGGATCGAAGGCAAACCAGAAGCCAACAAAAACCCTTTTTGTGATTAACTTTGACCCAATCCGTACTAGAGTTCGTGATATAGAAAAACACTTTGAACCTTATGGGAATGTTCTTCATGTTCGAATTCGGCGGAACTTTGCATTTGTGCAGTTTGAGACACAAGAAGATGCTACCAAAGCTATAGAGTGTACAAATATGAG TAAGATCCTGGACAGGGTGGTGTCTGTGGAGTATGCTCTGAGGGATGATGGTGAGAGGGGGGACAATTATGACAGTCCTAGAAGAGGTGGTTATGAGAGATCACCCAGTCCTTATCACAGGCGACCAAGTCCTGACTATGGTCGTCCACGCAGCCCTGTCTATGATAGGTACAATGGTGGTGGACCAGACAGGCGGAGGAGTCCTGATTATGGCAGGCACAGAAGTCCTGATTATGGCAGGCGCAGGAGTCCTGATTATGGAAGGCGCAAGAGTCCTGATTATGGGAAACCCAGGAGTCCTGAATATGGTAGATATCGCAG CCGTTCGCCGGTGCGAAGGTCAAGAACATAG
- the LOC100802677 gene encoding calcium-binding protein KIC, with the protein MESSHNMRQSTMETEFEDLLPVMAEKLDVESFVSELCGGFKLLSDPETGLITSESLRTNSALLGMEGMSKEDADAMVRQGDLDGDGKLNETEFCILMVRLSPGMMEDAESWLEKAIDEELRKSSS; encoded by the coding sequence ATGGAAAGCAGCCATAACATGAGGCAAAGCACCATGGAAACTGAGTTTGAGGACTTGCTGCCAGTGATGGCAGAGAAGCTTGATGTGGAGTCCTTTGTCTCTGAACTGTGTGGAGGTTTCAAGCTTCTATCGGACCCGGAAACTGGTTTGATCACGAGCGAGAGTCTAAGGACAAACTCAGCTCTTCTTGGCATGGAAGGGATGAGCAAGGAGGATGCAGATGCTATGGTTAGACAAGGTGATCTTGATGGAGATGGAAAGCTTAATGAAACTGAGTTTTGCATCCTTATGGTGAGGCTTAGCCCTGGAATGATGGAAGATGCTGAGTCATGGCTGGAGAAGGCAATTGATGAAGAGCTTAGGAAGTCATCATCTTAG